A portion of the Syngnathoides biaculeatus isolate LvHL_M chromosome 7, ASM1980259v1, whole genome shotgun sequence genome contains these proteins:
- the LOC133503570 gene encoding uncharacterized protein LOC133503570 — MYQCGSGVSVSVKTNIVLRKKWLGHARVDLKMANERKCERGLGSSTSDERTEVWSKINGHYAKMESQLISGIESKKIKKEKEQSQKLFLKLKKDELFHGEPGTWDMAKLARQLQKKESRMLADVRDMKEDQSQVGWRQRSKLEKEVKKLEKDRRGIHQLATIATALAAIKEEKSENEVKKEDELIEKVEEKTECLRGIYPQLSDSRQYVFAPPPYPTAPVMPPVVTLGGRMVLDVEDEGSLMAPATIQLIEQAVNNERKRVRGKQQGSVESPVMAPGAELAGDGGTTRAVSKRTPKLMKKEESRKLFEGQRVPSEEREMLEEVMTGTRKHGQAMPSDADHREKEMESDEEDEVVLREQRQILRPLSEESMPRAERGYNTRSKGKMMAQQEQPQTMAPLVVTHAGRHYEPLVLRDVAALVEKLPPIHKGARAWITKFLAAMSGQGVALGDFRQAILGSCSLIQLQNIEGAAGTRQLGRETPLAEISEALFRELRAAFPSPVDVVPTIFNYGKNVTPEQHYAQALELWIETTGKHPGSYPEDEMMFRTAMLNGLPNEVQAIMRLIRTFWSVRN, encoded by the coding sequence ATGTATCAGTGTGGAagcggtgtgagtgtgagtgtgaaaaCTAACATTGTTCTGCGTAAAAAGTGGTTGGGACATGCGCGGGTGGATTTAAAGATGGCGAATGAGAGGAAGTGTGAGAGGGGTCTCGGGTCCAGCACTTCAGACGAACGGACTGAAGTCTGGTCGAAGATTAATGGTCATTACGCTAAGATGGAATCACAGTTGATTAGTGGAATAGAAAGtaagaaaattaagaaggaaaaagaacagaGTCAGAAGTTGTTTCTGAAATTAAAGAAGGATGAATTGTTTCACGGAGAACCCGGAACATGGGACATGGCGAAGTTAGCGCGAcagttacagaaaaaggaaagcagaatgttggCAGATGTTCGAGATATGAAGGAGGATCAGAGCCAAGTCGGATGGCGACAGCGTAGTAAACttgagaaggaagtgaagaaattggagAAAGATAGACGAGGCATTCACCAATTGGCAACTATCGCTACTGCGCTGGCGGCgataaaagaggaaaagagtGAGAATGAGGTGAAGAAAGAGGATGAACTGAttgaaaaagtggaagaaaagacGGAATGTCTGAGAGGCATTTATCCACAGTTGTCGGACTCGCGACAGTATGTGTTTGCGCCGCCACCGTATCCGACGGCGCCAGTAATGCCCCCCGTAGTCACCTTGGGGGGCAGAATGGTTTTAGATGTAGAAGATGAAGGTTCACTGATGGCGCCAGCGACCATACAGTTGATTGAACAGGCTGTGAataatgagagaaagagagtgcgCGGGAAACAGCAGGGGAGTGTGGAGTCGCCCGTGATGGCGCCAGGGGCGGAGCTAGCAGGAGACGGGGGCACCACTCGTGCAGTGAGTAAGAGGACTCCGAAGCTGATGAAGAAGGAGGAATCGCggaagttgtttgaaggacAAAGGGTGCCGAGTGAGGAAAGAGAGATGTTAGAGGAAGTGATGACGGGGACACGGAAACATGGGCAGGCAATGCCCAGCGACGCTGATCACCGCGAGAAGGAAATGGAAAGTGATGAGGAAGACGAGGTGGTGTTACGTGAACAGCGGCAGATTCTCAGACCGTTGAGTGAGGAGAGCATGCCCAGGGCGGAGCGAGGCTATAATACGCGTAGTAAAGGGAAAATGATGGCACAGCAGGAGCAGCCTCAAACAATGGCACCCCTAGTGGTGACTCATGCTGGCCGTCACTATGAGCCTTTGGTGCTTCGGGATGTGGCTGCATTGGTGGAAAAATTGCCCCCCATCCATAAGGGGGCACGAGCCTGGATTACAAAATTCTTAGCTGCCATGTCAGGACAGGGAGTAGCATTGGGGGATTTTAGACAAGCCATTTTGGGATCATGTTCCCTGATTCAATTACAGAATATTGAGGGGGCAGCTGGCACTCGCCAGCTGGGGAGAGAAACGCCCCTGGCTGAGATCTCGGAGGCGTTGTTTCGGGAGCTGAGGGCGGCCTTTCCCTCCCCAGTGGATGTGGTGCcaacaatttttaattatggaaaaaatgtGACTCCCGAGCAACATTATGCTCAGGCATTGGAGCTGTGGATTGAGACCACAGGCAAACACCCAGGCAGCTACCCTGAAGATGAGATGATGTTCAGGACGGCGATGCTGAACGGCCTCCCAAATGAGGTGCAAGCGATTATGAGATTGATCCGGACATTTTGGTCTGTCCGGAACTGA